The Phycisphaerae bacterium genome contains a region encoding:
- a CDS encoding LuxR C-terminal-related transcriptional regulator gives MTRRDRREQLGPVIGRLPDLEPTMRISYERFADPARWRRMAEDLGITIRELQVALLLLKGLSLAEIGSALGIQKGTVHTYNQRLHQRLRVRNRAELVTTIVLASGILLPANSKEYP, from the coding sequence ATGACTCGACGTGACCGACGGGAACAACTGGGGCCGGTGATCGGCCGGCTGCCGGATCTGGAGCCCACGATGAGGATCAGCTACGAGCGGTTCGCCGATCCGGCCCGCTGGCGGCGGATGGCGGAGGACCTGGGCATCACGATCCGCGAGCTGCAGGTGGCGCTACTGCTTCTCAAGGGCCTGTCTCTGGCGGAGATCGGCTCGGCGCTGGGAATCCAAAAGGGCACGGTGCACACGTACAACCAGCGGCTGCACCAGCGGCTGCGGGTCCGCAATCGCGCTGAGCTGGTCACGACGATCGTCCTGGCCTCCGGAATCCTGCTGCCTGCCAATTCAAAAGAGTATCCTTAA
- a CDS encoding terminase family protein yields MSDGFAMLTDRQIAMIGRKILAYRALPEARKFHSSQAKYRWFFGGNRSGKSESNIGYDLCAFALGVHPWRRTPAGAVLWAIAPTWEMVGKILWQEKIKAYLPMRRLKGIVWHNKGADIPKELLIDNGARIELKAFEQGRVAFQGRAVDAIYCDEQCEHDSASIMDELVMRLADRNGYMAWSATPLIAQDWMEKRERDPGPQDAVFHADLNDNRKSRGGYIDDAEIDARIAAWPEEVQATRIRGYFAAFLGAVYKTFRREVHVQEIELPADAQHYQGIDLGFNNPFVCLCAARYGADRRWHVYAEHYQARESLAWHAAKIRAMTGRTRIVARWADHDAQDIYELRQLGIETLPAKKDIRLGIELVQAKLKVQADGRPQLTISPRCPNTIREMIAYRWRQGTQTRDPRDEPEKQDDHCPDALRYLLYSTEGARYFGSDAT; encoded by the coding sequence ATGAGTGACGGGTTTGCGATGCTGACGGACCGGCAGATTGCGATGATCGGTAGGAAGATTCTGGCGTATCGGGCGCTGCCCGAGGCCAGGAAGTTCCACTCCTCGCAGGCGAAGTACCGATGGTTCTTCGGGGGAAACCGGTCCGGTAAGAGCGAGTCGAACATCGGGTATGACCTGTGTGCTTTCGCCCTGGGCGTGCATCCGTGGCGAAGGACGCCGGCGGGGGCGGTGCTCTGGGCAATCGCGCCGACCTGGGAGATGGTGGGCAAGATCCTGTGGCAGGAGAAGATCAAGGCCTATCTTCCGATGCGGCGGCTCAAGGGAATCGTCTGGCACAACAAGGGCGCCGACATCCCGAAAGAACTCCTGATCGATAACGGGGCGAGGATCGAACTGAAAGCCTTCGAGCAGGGCCGCGTCGCGTTCCAGGGCCGCGCGGTCGATGCGATCTACTGCGACGAGCAGTGCGAGCACGATTCGGCCTCGATCATGGACGAACTCGTAATGCGTCTGGCGGACCGAAACGGATATATGGCCTGGTCCGCGACTCCTCTGATCGCCCAGGACTGGATGGAGAAGCGCGAGCGAGATCCCGGCCCGCAGGACGCGGTCTTCCATGCGGACCTCAACGACAACCGTAAGAGCCGCGGCGGGTACATCGACGATGCCGAGATCGACGCCCGGATCGCGGCCTGGCCCGAAGAGGTCCAGGCGACGCGTATCAGGGGCTACTTCGCGGCGTTCCTGGGGGCGGTGTATAAGACGTTCCGCCGGGAGGTCCACGTTCAGGAAATCGAGTTGCCGGCGGACGCCCAGCACTATCAGGGAATCGACCTGGGCTTCAACAATCCGTTCGTCTGCCTCTGTGCCGCCCGGTACGGGGCGGACCGCCGATGGCACGTCTACGCAGAGCACTACCAGGCGAGGGAGTCTCTGGCCTGGCATGCCGCGAAAATCCGGGCGATGACCGGCCGGACCCGGATCGTCGCACGCTGGGCCGACCACGACGCCCAGGACATCTACGAGCTGCGGCAGTTGGGGATCGAGACGCTGCCGGCGAAAAAGGATATTCGCCTGGGGATCGAGCTGGTCCAGGCCAAGCTCAAGGTCCAGGCCGACGGCCGGCCTCAACTGACGATCTCGCCGCGATGCCCCAACACGATCCGCGAGATGATCGCATACCGATGGCGCCAGGGGACCCAGACGCGGGACCCGCGCGATGAGCCCGAAAAACAGGATGACCATTGCCCCGATGCCCTGCGGTACTTGTTGTACAGCACGGAGGGGGCGAGATACTTTGGATCGGACGCGACATGA